In Macrobrachium rosenbergii isolate ZJJX-2024 chromosome 6, ASM4041242v1, whole genome shotgun sequence, a genomic segment contains:
- the LOC136839492 gene encoding uncharacterized protein: MLQVVKYRRASTHRRDGRMYELAGRLCGHVTHLMRVLEAKLSLIKFATTIAAFAVFICFLPGLLFLYTGIKCWRLCVGWWALRMVDGIEELTGVTVRAVMEEGPDNRSCVETLLFCLSGTPSITYLRKKIQEDILDRKGSDGKILHPNFRRRVERVCGYYAWARHDKFDITQHVLMAPMHYRGRIITTRNIQEYMGEVVSQPLPEDLPPWCVNVVTISDGGTEGEGETWIVARAHHLLAMQLDLPNLLVSAYPDPWQNPATRGLTLLSAPASTLRFIKAVKTFGRTTANTSRHMLSNWWHERQAAIVNPVRSALEESIQVAYKTNPGEEFHLNIFRQSYTVAVFLSIIWKNVHDHINAFIAALIRYCNAEYISHRCFSFISGSMHMIWRAFLWILKFPWTIWELVKTLRSYIKKLLSSKEYNIVKNAFVEIYWMTRAFVTLPRLILEEALSIHGVTPLMGWVGRRQRTLSSRGLGRTGGMALAWSDPVPLLTAKGVRGATGATISEILMTACSGAVRDYLRVTGLPVPDEVCCTVPVYSQHRAKSREETESPGLVTLALPTGASDASSALEIVRKSMEKIRKYPERYLASVWLIRNVVYFLPESLLGAAFRALSVRYPVAMSNLAGPSKSTSIWGFDLLNIFYWRPPQSGSVLSVCVTSYEGRAHLGVLVDGRIVPNAATLPQAFVTHLNELAVDTGVRLVRQCSRSWSRGSSPGNTPSPTPPPTPTCSHKMSFPHWNKLKLSNKMARRQSSVF; this comes from the exons ATGCTGCAAGTAGT GAAATATCGACGGGCCTCGACGCACCGTCGCGACGGACGAATGTACGAACTGGCCGGGAGGCTTTGCGGTCACGTGACGCATCTGATGAGAGTGTTGGAAGCCAAACTGTCCTTGATCAAATTTGCCACGACGATAGCGGCTTTCGCGGTGTTCATCTGCTTCTTGCCGGGCCTTCTGTTCTTATATACAG GTATCAAATGTTGGCGCTTGTGCGTGGGGTGGTGGGCACTGAGGATGGTTGATGGCATCGAGGAATTGACTGGCGTCACAGTCAGAGCGGTCATGGAGGAAGGCCCGGACAATCGCAGCTGCGTCGAGACGCTGCTCTTCTGTTTGTCTGGTACTCCCAGCATCACCTATCTCAGGAAGAAGATACAG GAAGACATCCTGGACCGGAAAGGGAGTGATGGTAAAATTCTCCACCCGAATTTCCGTCGCAGAGTGGAGAGGGTGTGTGGGTATTACGCCTGGGCCAGACATGACAAGTTCGATATCACACAGCACGTTCTCATGGCGCCTATGCACTACCGAGGAAGGATTATTACTACGAGGAACATTCAG gaaTACATGGGCGAAGTGGTAAGTCAGCCACTTCCAGAAGATCTTCCTCCTTGGTGTGTCAATGTTGTGACAATAAGTGATGGGGGAACTGAAGGCGAAGGAGAAACGTGGATTGTGGCTCGAGCTCACCACCTGCTCGCAATGCAACTGGACCTCCCAAATCTGCTGGTGTCAGCTTATCCGGACCCTTGGCAAAACCCAGCTACACGAGGACTCACACTGCTCTCTGCTCCAGCATCCACACTTCGATTTATCAAGGCTGTCAAGACATTTGGGCGAACAACAGCGAACACATCAAGACACATGTTGAGTAACTGGTGGCATGAACGTCAAGCTGCCATTGTGAATCCAGTAAGGAGTGCTCTGGAAGAATCCATTCAGGTAGCATACAAGACCAATCCTGGTGAGGAATTTCACTTGAATATCTTTCGCCAATCCTACACAGTAGCCGTTTTTCTCTCCATAATATGGAAAAACGTTCATGACCATATAAATGCCTTTATAGCAGCACTGATTAGATACTGTAATGCAGAATATATCTCACACCGCTGCTTTTCTTTCATATCTGGCTCAATGCATATGATATGGAGAGCATTCTTGTGGATTCTAAAGTTCCCATGGACAATATGGGAGCTAGTGAAAACATTACGATCCTACATTAAAAAACTGCTGTCAAGCAAAGAATACAACATTGTTAAAAACGCATTCGTTGAGATCTATTGGATGACCCGTGCATTTGTAACCTTACCACGTCTGATACTGGAAGAGGCCCTCAGCATACACGGTGTCACACCTCTGATGGGATGGGTGGGGAGACGGCAAAGAACACTTTCTTCCCGAGGTTTAGGACGCACTGGTGGTATGGCACTAGCCTGGAGTGACCCTGTGCCACTTCTCACTGCAAAAGGTGTGCGTGGTGCCACTGGAGCTACAATAAGTGAAATCCTGATGACTGCTTGTTCGGGAGCAGTCAGAGATTACCTACGGGTAACTGGACTACCTGTCCCAGACGAAGTGTGTTGCACAGTGCCAGTCTATTCACAACATCGAGCCAAAAGCAGAGAAGAAACAGAATCACCAGGGTTAGTTACTCTTGCACTTCCCACAGGCGCTTCAGATGCCTCTTCTGCTTTGGAAATTGTTAGAAAGTCCATGGAAAAAATCCGCAAGTATCCAGAACGTTATCTAGCATCTGTGTGGCTCATCAGAAATGTAGTCTATTTTCTACCAGAGTCTCTACTTGGAGCTGCGTTTCGTGCTTTGTCTGTGCGTTACCCAGTTGCTATGTCCAATCTTGCAGGACCTTCGAAGTCTACAAGCATCTGGGGTTTTGATCTTCTAAACATCTTTTACTGGAGACCTCCCCAGTCTGGGTCAG TGCTCTCGGTTTGTGTAACATCTTACGAAGGCCGTGCACACCTTGGAGTGCTGGTCGATGGCCGCATTGTTCCAAATGCTGCAACTCTCCCACAAGCTTTCGTCACACACCTCAATGAACTTGCTGTTGATACTGGAGTTAGATT agTACGTCAGTGTAGTCGAAGCTGGTCGAGGGGCAGCTCCCCAGGAAACACTCCCTCTCCCACTCCACCTCCAACGCCCACGTGCTCTCACAAAATGAGTTTCCCTCACTGGAACAAATTAAAACTATCGAACAAGATGGCGAGGAGACAATCTTCGGTCTTTTAA
- the LOC136839836 gene encoding 26S proteasome non-ATPase regulatory subunit 10-like, whose protein sequence is MHHSGRTALHIASWNGRLDLLNILHVYGSDLDAEVLTKGWKVLHFAAAGGQVHILEFLREKCDLGEATGEGKTPLHLAAEYGRESAIRWLLSNGLDPQHCDASGHRALDYAKQKDHKSIVAILDVYKL, encoded by the exons ATGCATCATTCAGGGAGGACCGCACTGCACATAGCATCATGGAATGGTCGCCTAGACCTTCTGAATATCCTACACGTTTATGGATCTGATCTCGACGCTGAAGTCCTGA cGAAAGGCTGGAAGGTCCTTCACTTCGCGGCGGCTGGAGGGCAAGTCCACATCCTGGAGTTCCTGCGGGAGAAATGCGACCTTGGCGAGGCCACAGGGGAAGGGAAGACGCCCCTGCATCTGGCGGCAGAATACGGCAGAGAGAGCGCCATTCGCTGGCTGCTGTCCAATGGACTCGACCCTCAGCACTGCGACGCCAGTGGACACCGAGCTTTGGATTACGCAAAGCAGAAAGACCACAAGAGTATCGTGGCCATCTTGGATGTTTACAAGCTGTAG